A stretch of the Salmo salar chromosome ssa20, Ssal_v3.1, whole genome shotgun sequence genome encodes the following:
- the LOC106580299 gene encoding polyubiquitin, which translates to MELTITLLNGESRPLMVQPHTTLGSLKSLIKQHFGVAMERQRLSGVNGNNISLSDDSKTLSDYGLHSGSKLMLLITEPTHIQVFLKNDKGQTHTYELVSGETVTQFKAKVENKEGVPANQQRLIHQGKQLDDDKKLEDYGVRNLSTIHLTLRLRGG; encoded by the coding sequence ATGGAACTCACTATAACACTTTTGAATGGGGAGTCACGTCCCCTGATGGTTCAGCCACACACCACTCTGGGGTCCCTCAAGAGTCTGATCAAGCAACACTTTGGAGTGGCCATGGAAAGGCAGAGGCTGTCAGGTGTCAATGGGAACAACATCAGTCTCAGCGATGATTCAAAAACTTTGAGTGACTATGGCCTGCATTCAGGATCCAAACTGATGTTGCTGATTACAGAACCCACTCATATCCAGGTGTTCCTGAAAAACGACAAGGGCCAGACTCACACATATGAGCTGGTGTCAGGTGAGACTGTAACCCAGTTCAAAGCCAAGGTCGAAAACAAGGAGGGAGTCCCAGCCAACCAACAGAGGCTGATTCACCAGGGCAAGCAGCTCGATGACGACAAGAAACTGGAAGACTATGGTGTCAGAAATCTAAGCACTATTCACCTGACGCTCCGTCTAAGGGGAGGCTGA
- the drc10 gene encoding dynein regulatory complex protein 10: MSAEVAIQPLEDVSTQMMCSSLQPSPQPRAKVLREDLLKILDPSRKKLSSLETQRIAGVLEDCIARVETVAVLPAVLARLGGLSVGLGLELEGALQEHQHLGERLEGLGQKLVEGEAGERARAELERAIPSSLRNVLRLLRAHPAATRALRSEAELGGQGVSEGVRGLVGGLQELRGVLLEKLLTSPAEERQRTRYMQEVSLRHGNNMELVATLEAEVAAAIKDRDAETSKKNEVIRKLKSSLHRMEKISEDFVLRTQQDADKQNQSDAKTSEGRRARMQQEANQLRVQLNNLISENREVETSLRKKKYKVETEIENWILKYDADMGEKQFELEDMTRLYEEEKEELRELEEAYAVLEQEFSQIQEERRLAEERREEEQKELEKKSRATTIIQAYWRGHRVRKAMRGKGKKGSKGKKGKGKKGK; this comes from the exons ATGTCTGCAGAGGTGGCCATACAGCCCCTGGAGGATGTTAGCACCCAAATGATGTGCTCCAGTCTCCAACCCAGTCCACAGCCCCGGGCCAAAGTGCTCAGGGAGGACCTCCTAAAGATCCTGGACCCTTCACGGAAGAAGCTGTCATCTTTGGAGACGCAGCGCATCGCAGGGGTGCTGGAAGACTGCATCGCCAGGGTGGAGACGGTAGCCGTGCTGCCGGCTGTGCTGGCCCGCCTAGGAGGGCTGTCTGTGGGATTGGGGTTGGAGTTGGAGGGGGCCTTACAGGAGCACCAGCACCTTGGAGAGAGGCTGGAGGGCCTGGGGCAgaagctggttgagggggaggcaggggagagagcgagagcagagtTAGAAAGGGCCATCCCCAGCTCACTGAGGAACGTGCTCAGACTGCTGAGAGCTCATCCAGCCGCCACCCGTGCCCTGAGGAGTGAGGCAGAGTTAGGGGGGCAGGGGGTGAGTGAAGGGGTGCGAGGGCTGGTAGGGGGGCTGCAGGAGTTGCGGGGGGTGCTGTTAGAGAAACTGCTCACCAGCCCTGCCGAGGAACGTCAAAGAACACGCTACATGCAGGAGGTTTCGCTGCGCCATGGCAACAACATGGAGCTGGTTGCTACACTGGAGGCGGAAGTCGCTGCCGCCATCAAAGACAGAGATGCTGAG ACCTCTAAAAAAAATGAGGTGATCAGGAAGTTGAAGAGCTCTCTGCACCGGATGGAGAAGATCTCTGAGGACTTTGTGTTGCGGACACAGCAGGATGCCGACAAGCAGAACCAATCAGACGCTAAGACCTCAGAGGGGAGGCGGGCCCGCATGCAGCAGGAAGCCAATCAACTGAGAGTTCAGCTTAACAACCTGATTTCTGAGAACCGCGAGGTAGAAACTTCGCTCCGCAAG AAAAAATATAAAGTGGAGACAGAAATAGAGAACTGGATCCTGAAGTATGATGCTGATATGGGAGAGAAACAG TTTGAGCTGGAGGACATGACAAGGCTctatgaggaggagaaggaggagctgAGAGAGCTAGAAGAGGCGTATGCTGTCCTGGAGCAGGAGTTCAGTCAGATCCAGGAGGAGCGGCGTTTGgccgaggagaggagggaggaggagcagaAAGAGCTGGAAAAGAAGAGCCGTGCCACCACCATTATCCAGGCTTACTGGAGGGGCCACCGTGTCCGCAAGGCCATGAGGGGGAAGGGCAAGAAGGGTAGCAAGGGCAAGAAGGGCAAAGGCAAGAAGGGCAAATAA
- the cfap73 gene encoding coiled-coil domain-containing protein 42 homolog, producing the protein MALDLEDYFRTVFEEHLLMKVPVRDRGLMSGATRMIEKQREIREVDKQLQTHREEFELKTESLQRRRDEVMKKEEKLKESLLKFDKFLKENDAKRGRGEKKAERERDAVRQKEGEIEKLKEECAVLEAWRLRLQRRVEKTAFYWTFLEQVLRLAKYEDVWELLGRFATLLSTKEQLRQRESEVQEQADGQLGALQRYTDQQSCSILQKNNLLSQLQTELDQIRSNALRWENTWYHIQTTAAKETLLLGQIKVVTLNLYHMMGGTTGQEKGVAIDDTETQLEKIQLFIQDQSAIVNNLKQSPSHATTKANLK; encoded by the exons ATGGCCTTGGATCTGGAGGATTATTTCCGTACTGTCTTTGAGGAACATCTCTTAAT GAAAGTGCCTGTGCGGGACAGAGGTCTGATGAGCGGAGCCACACGGATgattgagaaacagagagagatcagagaggtgGATAAACAactccagacacacagagag gaGTTTGAGTTAAAGACGGAGAGTTTGCAAAGGCGGAGAGATGAGGTGATGAAGAAGGAGGAGAAACTGAAGGAGTCGCTGCTCAAATTTGACAAATTCCTCAAA GAAAATGACGCAAAACGTGGTCGGGGTGagaagaaggcagagagagagagggatgctgtgcgtcagaaggagggagagatagagaaactGAAGGAGGAGTGTGCTGTCCTGGAGGCCTGGAGATTGAGGCTGCAGCGCAGGGTGGAGAAGACTGCTTTCTACTGGACCTTCCTGGAAcaggtcctcagactggccaag tatGAGGATGTGTGGGAGCTACTGGGGAGGTTTGCCACCCTGCTATCCACCAAAGAGCAGCTGCGTCAGAGGGAGAGTGAGGTGCAGGAGCAGGCTGATGGCCAACTGGGGGCGCTACAGAGATACACAGACCAGCAGAGCTGCAGCATTCTGCAGAAGAATAACCTGCTGTCTCAGCTACAGACAGAGCTGGACCAGATACGCTCCAACGCTCTCAGATGG GAGAACACGTGGTATCACATCCAAACCACAGCGGCGAAGGAGACGCTTTTATTGGGCCAAATTAAAGTGGTGACCCTTAACCTCTACCACATGATGGGCGGGACCACAGGGCAGGAAAAGGGCGTGGCCATCgatgacacagagacacagctagAGAAG ATCCAACTCTTCATCCAAGACCAGTCTGCCATAGTGAACAACCTCAAACAGAGCCCTTCTCATGCCACTACTAAAGCCAACTTGAAGTGA